The sequence GGTACGCTGGATACTCTTCACCTGCGCCCTGGTATCCGTAGCCACCACTATCGGCATCGTCGTCAGCCTGCTTTCGCAGGCGTTCGGTTTCTTCAGGGAGGTTTCCATCTGGGAGTTTCTGACCGGCACCCGTTGGGCGCCAATCCTGGTACCCCAGTCATTCGGCGTTCTGCCCCTGGTAATGGGTACCCTGCTGGTAACGGTAATCTCCGCTGCCGTGGCCCTGCCGGCGGGCATGGCTACGGCTATTTTCCTCTCTGAGTACGCCCCGGACCGAGTACGGCGGATAATCAAGCCGGCTCTGGAATTGCTGGCCGGTATTCCCACCGTGGTTTACGGCTATTTTGCCATCACTTTTGTCAGCCCGCTACTGCAGAAAGTGTTCCCGGATATGCTGATTTTCAATGCCTTGAGCGCCGGACTGGTGATGGGATTGATGATAATACCTATGGTTTCATCCCTGAGTGAAGACGCCATGCTGGCCGTGCCCCGTTCCCTGAGGCAGGGGGCTTATGCCCTGGGGGCTACTCGCCTGGAGGTAGCCATGCGTGTAACGCTGCCGGCTGCCCTTTCCGGCATTATCGCCGCCTTTATCCTGGCCATCTCACGCGCCATTGGCGAGACGATGCTGGTCACCATAGCCGCCGGGGCGACTCCAAAGATGACCTTAAACCCACTGGAGAGTATCCAGACGATGACAGCTTTCATCGTCCAATTGAGCCTGGGGGAGACAGCGCATGGCTCGCTGGAGTATAACACTATTTTTGCGGTCGGCCTTCTGTTATTCATAATGACCCTGCTCATGAACTTGCTGGGACACTGGATAGTCCGCCGCTGGCAGGAGAGGTACTGATGCAGCTAAACACAGACCTTTTCCGGCGCCGTCTACCCTTGCGTAAAGGGGTGGGGTACCTTGTCTATGGTCTCTTCCTGCTGGCCGTGCTGCTGAGTATCGCCGGGCTGATAACCCTGCTGGTCCGGATATTGGCGCAGGGCACGCCCTGGTTAAGCTGGCACTTCCTGACCAGT is a genomic window of Dehalococcoidales bacterium containing:
- the pstC gene encoding phosphate ABC transporter permease subunit PstC encodes the protein RAKDRCSFPLFLKTMNMEQDITETGGRIVRLGQRSRSARGRRQDIEGRVVRWILFTCALVSVATTIGIVVSLLSQAFGFFREVSIWEFLTGTRWAPILVPQSFGVLPLVMGTLLVTVISAAVALPAGMATAIFLSEYAPDRVRRIIKPALELLAGIPTVVYGYFAITFVSPLLQKVFPDMLIFNALSAGLVMGLMIIPMVSSLSEDAMLAVPRSLRQGAYALGATRLEVAMRVTLPAALSGIIAAFILAISRAIGETMLVTIAAGATPKMTLNPLESIQTMTAFIVQLSLGETAHGSLEYNTIFAVGLLLFIMTLLMNLLGHWIVRRWQERY